TAAATGAATCTCGAAGCCAAGTTGAAAAACTAATTGAGAATGGATTCGTAGAAGTTAATAAAAAGCGAATTTCCAAAAGTGGATTTAAAGTTTCAAGTGGCGACGAGGTTGTTGTGGAAATTAGAGAAGCGGAAAAAAGCGAGAGTGAATTTGAGATAGATTTTGATG
This genomic stretch from Thiovulum sp. ES harbors:
- a CDS encoding 23S RNA-specific pseudouridylate synthase (PFAM: S4 domain~IMG reference gene:2508609611_SP) → MTEIFNVENGGRLDKFLAEKLNESRSQVEKLIENGFVEVNKKRISKSGFKVSSGDEVVVEIREAEKSESEFEIDFD